The following proteins are co-located in the Bathymodiolus thermophilus thioautotrophic gill symbiont genome:
- a CDS encoding diacylglycerol kinase, producing the protein MKNEATGLKRIVSAFGFSMQGLKACYRSEAAFRQEVWLSVVLIPLAFFLTESAVDRVLLIMPVFLVLIVEILNSAIESVVDRIGDEYHVLSGVAKDMGSAAVWLSLMLLIAIWLIILI; encoded by the coding sequence ATGAAAAACGAAGCGACAGGATTAAAACGAATTGTTAGTGCATTTGGATTTTCGATGCAAGGGTTAAAGGCTTGTTATCGGTCGGAGGCGGCTTTTAGGCAAGAGGTATGGCTCAGTGTTGTTTTAATTCCTTTGGCGTTTTTTCTTACAGAGTCTGCTGTTGATAGAGTGTTGTTAATTATGCCTGTATTTTTGGTGTTAATTGTTGAGATACTTAATTCTGCTATTGAATCGGTGGTAGATAGGATTGGTGATGAATATCATGTGCTTTCAGGTGTGGCAAAGGATATGGGTTCAGCGGCGGTGTGGTTGTCATTAATGCTACTTATTGCAATATGGTTGATTATTCTCATTTAG
- a CDS encoding carbonic anhydrase: protein MCNQHYNQDIEQLFTNNLAWVDKINRKTPEFFSNLSNQQTPEYLWIGCSDSRVPANELVKMDPGTIFVHRNIANLVNSSDMNVLSVIQYAVEVLKVKHIIINGHYGCGGVQAAMNESNPDLIDHWIRPIRKYYQRSKNELNKLSMTDRIDQLCEINVIEQVRNICHIPAIRKAWKSGQALAIHGFIYDIKDGRLHNLNITVDNIDEADRIVSRNNDI from the coding sequence ATGTGTAATCAGCATTACAATCAAGATATTGAACAACTTTTTACCAATAATTTAGCGTGGGTTGATAAAATTAATCGCAAAACGCCTGAGTTTTTTTCCAACTTAAGCAATCAACAAACGCCTGAATATTTGTGGATTGGTTGCTCTGATAGCCGTGTGCCAGCCAATGAATTGGTCAAAATGGATCCCGGCACCATTTTTGTACATCGAAATATTGCCAATTTGGTTAACTCCAGCGATATGAATGTCTTATCAGTTATTCAATATGCAGTGGAAGTTTTAAAGGTGAAACATATTATCATCAACGGACATTATGGATGTGGTGGCGTTCAAGCGGCAATGAATGAAAGCAATCCAGATTTAATTGACCACTGGATTCGTCCTATTCGAAAATATTACCAGCGCTCTAAAAATGAATTAAATAAATTGTCAATGACAGATAGAATTGACCAGTTGTGTGAAATCAATGTTATTGAGCAAGTGCGCAATATTTGCCACATACCTGCCATTAGAAAAGCATGGAAATCAGGTCAAGCGCTCGCAATTCACGGCTTTATTTATGACATCAAAGACGGTCGCCTGCACAATCTAAATATAACAGTTGACAACATTGACGAAGCTGATAGAATCGTCTCCCGCAATAACGATATTTAG
- a CDS encoding SLC13 family permease: MLNKKIVAALVFSTFALWLSTVAPSTPIAWMLSILLLTIYLFAFEVVEVDEAAITVMVILGLTSLPFVHSLMGLEGGLVDSEKLFTGFSSNAVMSIIAVMIIGAGLDKTGLMSKVAAFILKVGGRSETRIIPIVSSAVGFISSFMQNVGAAALFIPVVNRISTRSGVPMSRLLMPMGFTAILGGTMTMVGSSPLILLNDLILTTNQGLSVENQMHTWGLFSVTPIGIALVLTGIAYFVIAGKFVLPAAKKKKEGTSVINHIKEVYDIDYDLFEVNVPTNSNLVGMTLDQVETIYKVRVIAVRDIENHDLIGHGSVERSTEIQAEMTLGLLTSIESLESFVEGFGLKLSNKIEKFSDILSTQNCGTAEVVIPPNSSLIGKTARDVWLRKTYGLAMVALHRGGETMKEGEGIRDVAFQAGDTLVAYVCWDDLDRLRDNSDFIAITNDYPQQEETRPEKVKWAGLFFGLALFLVLFTDIRLSIALLTGALGMILTKVLNIEEAYRAVSWKTVFLLASLIPLGLAVSKTGTALWIAQETVAVVGDMAPWVILTAIAVLATFFTLVMSNVGATILLVPIAVNIAIQVGADPAIYALTVAIATSNSFLIPTHQVNALIMGPGGYKVVDFIKAGGIMTILFLVVMMTMMNIVF; encoded by the coding sequence ATGTTAAATAAAAAGATTGTTGCGGCTCTCGTATTTTCAACCTTTGCTTTATGGTTATCCACAGTTGCCCCCTCAACCCCAATTGCTTGGATGTTGAGTATTTTACTTTTAACTATTTATTTATTTGCCTTTGAAGTGGTAGAAGTGGATGAGGCGGCAATCACAGTTATGGTGATTTTAGGCTTGACTTCATTACCTTTTGTGCATTCATTGATGGGGCTTGAGGGTGGCTTGGTTGATAGTGAAAAATTATTCACAGGCTTTTCCTCAAATGCGGTAATGTCAATTATTGCTGTTATGATTATTGGTGCTGGGTTAGACAAAACTGGGTTAATGTCAAAAGTAGCAGCCTTTATTTTAAAAGTGGGCGGTCGCTCAGAAACACGCATCATTCCAATCGTCTCGTCAGCAGTGGGTTTTATTTCCTCATTTATGCAAAATGTTGGTGCAGCAGCGTTGTTTATTCCTGTTGTTAATCGTATTTCAACGCGTTCAGGCGTGCCTATGTCAAGGTTGTTAATGCCGATGGGTTTTACTGCGATTTTAGGTGGCACAATGACAATGGTTGGCTCCAGTCCGTTGATTTTGTTGAATGATTTAATCCTAACCACTAATCAAGGACTTTCAGTAGAAAATCAAATGCACACTTGGGGCTTGTTTTCAGTAACGCCCATTGGTATTGCTTTGGTGTTAACGGGTATTGCTTACTTTGTTATTGCAGGTAAATTCGTGTTACCGGCTGCCAAAAAGAAAAAAGAAGGCACTTCTGTCATTAATCACATCAAAGAAGTTTATGACATTGATTACGATTTGTTTGAAGTGAATGTGCCTACCAATAGTAATTTGGTTGGCATGACACTTGACCAAGTGGAAACCATTTATAAGGTACGAGTAATTGCAGTTCGTGATATAGAAAACCACGATTTGATTGGACATGGGTCAGTGGAAAGAAGCACCGAAATTCAAGCAGAAATGACATTAGGGCTTTTAACTTCAATAGAAAGTTTAGAAAGTTTTGTTGAAGGTTTTGGGCTAAAACTGTCAAATAAGATTGAAAAATTTTCAGATATCTTGTCCACTCAAAACTGTGGCACTGCCGAAGTTGTTATTCCACCAAATTCTTCTTTGATTGGCAAAACTGCACGCGATGTTTGGCTTAGAAAAACCTATGGCTTGGCAATGGTTGCCTTGCACCGTGGTGGCGAAACCATGAAAGAGGGCGAAGGCATCCGTGATGTTGCTTTCCAGGCAGGCGATACGCTAGTTGCCTATGTTTGTTGGGATGATTTGGATCGTCTAAGAGACAATTCAGATTTTATTGCTATTACCAATGATTATCCGCAACAAGAAGAAACCCGTCCAGAAAAAGTTAAATGGGCAGGTTTGTTCTTCGGTTTGGCGTTATTTTTAGTATTATTTACTGATATTAGACTTTCTATTGCCTTGTTAACTGGTGCATTGGGTATGATTTTAACCAAAGTTTTGAATATTGAAGAGGCGTATCGAGCCGTGTCATGGAAGACTGTATTTTTACTTGCCAGTTTGATTCCATTAGGGCTTGCCGTGTCTAAAACAGGCACCGCTTTATGGATTGCACAAGAAACAGTTGCCGTAGTTGGTGATATGGCACCATGGGTTATTTTGACCGCTATTGCCGTGTTAGCCACTTTTTTTACTTTGGTTATGTCGAATGTAGGTGCAACCATTTTGTTGGTGCCAATTGCAGTCAATATTGCTATTCAAGTGGGCGCAGACCCAGCAATATATGCATTAACTGTAGCGATTGCAACTTCAAATTCATTCCTTATTCCTACCCACCAAGTGAACGCCCTGATTATGGGGCCAGGAGGCTATAAAGTTGTTGACTTTATTAAAGCGGGTGGCATTATGACAATTTTATTCCTTGTGGTAATGATGACCATGATGAATATTGTTTTTTAA
- the rpmG gene encoding 50S ribosomal protein L33: MREKIRLVSSAKTGHFYTTTKNKRLHPEKVEVKKFDPVVRQHVMYKEAKIK, from the coding sequence ATGAGAGAAAAAATCAGATTAGTATCATCAGCCAAAACAGGTCATTTTTATACGACAACTAAGAACAAACGACTACACCCAGAAAAGGTAGAAGTTAAAAAGTTTGATCCCGTTGTTAGACAGCATGTGATGTATAAGGAAGCTAAGATTAAGTAA
- the rpsP gene encoding 30S ribosomal protein S16, which translates to MVKIRLARGGAKKKPFYSIVATDSRKRRDSAYIERLGYFNPVARGQEVRLTIEEDRLAYWISKGAQTSDRVKQLVKEFRDPAIREKRVAAQQAHAEAVATRLAAEAKAKADEEAAAEAEAKAAAEAEAKEAAAAEAAAAAEATTDDETPATEEEKPAE; encoded by the coding sequence ATGGTTAAAATTAGATTAGCTAGAGGTGGAGCCAAGAAAAAACCTTTTTATTCAATTGTAGCAACAGACTCTAGAAAGCGTAGAGACAGTGCCTACATTGAGCGACTTGGATATTTTAATCCAGTGGCTCGTGGACAAGAAGTTAGGCTTACCATCGAAGAAGATAGATTGGCATACTGGATTTCAAAAGGTGCGCAAACCTCTGATCGTGTTAAGCAACTTGTTAAAGAATTTAGAGACCCTGCAATTCGTGAAAAGCGTGTTGCAGCACAGCAGGCACATGCAGAAGCAGTGGCAACTAGATTAGCAGCAGAAGCAAAAGCAAAGGCAGACGAAGAAGCGGCAGCAGAAGCCGAAGCTAAAGCGGCAGCAGAGGCTGAGGCCAAAGAAGCGGCAGCAGCAGAGGCGGCAGCGGCAGCAGAAGCAACCACTGACGACGAAACGCCAGCAACAGAAGAGGAAAAACCTGCTGAGTAA
- a CDS encoding biotin--[acetyl-CoA-carboxylase] ligase codes for MVDYSHLENYLSDEVECFVFDSIPSTNGYLSSLAFSLKTQVCIAAQQTQGKGQHNRQWLSGKDSSVLLSIRRVFSVDVNLNGLSLMVGLALVEVLKKYGVTEAQLKWPNDVYYQGKKLAGILIENVIQKHNQSVVIGIGVNVNVDIDCQTPWTDLHSINGQKSINQFNLTKDLINTVLQFCQFFERSGFSYFAKQWANVDYLQGKQVRYKDKNRAFSGVCCGVNNEGVLLVKTAKATEWVYSSEFLSVGC; via the coding sequence ATGGTTGATTATTCTCATTTAGAAAATTATTTGAGTGATGAGGTTGAATGCTTTGTTTTTGATTCAATACCTAGTACCAATGGTTATCTTTCATCCTTAGCATTTTCACTGAAAACACAAGTTTGCATTGCTGCGCAACAAACGCAAGGCAAGGGGCAACATAATAGACAGTGGTTAAGTGGCAAGGATAGTAGCGTTTTGCTGTCTATTCGTAGGGTGTTTTCGGTGGATGTTAATTTGAATGGATTAAGTTTGATGGTGGGTTTGGCATTGGTTGAAGTGTTAAAAAAATATGGTGTTACTGAGGCGCAACTCAAATGGCCGAATGATGTTTATTATCAGGGCAAAAAGTTAGCGGGAATTTTGATTGAAAATGTCATACAAAAACATAACCAATCCGTGGTAATTGGCATTGGTGTTAATGTTAATGTGGATATTGATTGTCAAACGCCGTGGACAGATTTGCATTCAATCAATGGGCAAAAATCTATCAATCAATTTAACTTGACCAAAGATTTGATCAATACAGTATTACAATTTTGCCAATTTTTTGAACGCAGTGGTTTTTCTTATTTTGCCAAACAGTGGGCGAATGTGGATTATTTACAAGGTAAACAAGTTCGTTATAAGGACAAAAATCGAGCCTTTTCGGGTGTGTGTTGTGGGGTGAATAATGAGGGTGTATTACTGGTTAAAACTGCAAAGGCGACTGAGTGGGTTTATTCATCTGAGTTTTTAAGTGTTGGTTGTTAG
- the rimM gene encoding ribosome maturation factor RimM (Essential for efficient processing of 16S rRNA) produces MVGTINGLFGVQGWVKIFSYTHPRKNILSYQPWHIDTDGHWQTLEIVTGRVQSKTIVAQIENINDRDQARKLIGTDIYIEKSQLPKLKKDEYYWEELIGLEVINKELVALGKVSNLVSTGANSVLIVQDKKSKKEHWVPYIKPSLIKVDLDKRQILVDWDENF; encoded by the coding sequence TTGGTTGGCACAATCAATGGTCTTTTTGGCGTTCAGGGTTGGGTGAAAATTTTTTCTTATACACACCCAAGAAAAAATATCTTATCCTATCAGCCATGGCACATTGACACGGATGGACATTGGCAAACTTTAGAGATTGTTACTGGTCGCGTACAATCTAAAACCATTGTGGCGCAAATTGAAAATATTAACGATAGAGATCAAGCGCGCAAATTAATTGGCACTGATATTTATATTGAAAAATCTCAATTACCAAAACTCAAAAAAGACGAGTATTATTGGGAAGAATTGATTGGTCTAGAAGTTATCAATAAAGAGTTAGTCGCGCTTGGCAAAGTTAGTAATTTGGTCAGCACAGGCGCAAATAGTGTATTGATTGTGCAAGATAAAAAGAGTAAAAAAGAGCATTGGGTGCCTTATATCAAACCCTCGCTAATTAAAGTAGATCTTGATAAGCGACAAATTTTAGTAGACTGGGATGAAAATTTTTAA
- the lptB gene encoding LPS export ABC transporter ATP-binding protein, with protein sequence MPAQYSLQIVNISKSYSGRKVVADVSFLVKSGEVVGLLGPNGAGKTTCFYIACGLVKTDLGQVVLNNQRIDHLPMYKRAKLGLGYLPQEPSIFRKLSVEDNIMAVLELNDVLDKSARKERLEDLLMEFHITHIRHLDGLSLSGGERRRVEIARALAMNPKFILLDEPFAGVDPISVSDIQQIIYHLKRKNIGVLITDHNYRETLDTCDRSYVLHGGVIIAEGDKEKILDNNKVREVYLGERD encoded by the coding sequence ATGCCTGCACAGTATTCACTGCAAATCGTCAATATTAGCAAATCTTATTCAGGAAGAAAGGTCGTTGCAGATGTTTCATTCCTAGTGAAAAGTGGTGAAGTGGTAGGGTTATTAGGGCCAAATGGTGCTGGAAAAACCACTTGTTTTTATATTGCTTGTGGATTGGTAAAAACCGATTTAGGGCAAGTGGTCTTAAATAATCAGAGAATTGACCATTTGCCAATGTATAAGCGTGCCAAACTGGGATTAGGTTACCTACCTCAAGAGCCTTCTATTTTTAGAAAATTATCCGTTGAAGATAATATTATGGCAGTGCTAGAACTTAATGATGTTTTGGATAAGAGCGCTAGAAAAGAACGCCTAGAAGATTTGTTAATGGAATTTCATATTACCCACATTCGCCATCTTGATGGATTAAGTTTGTCTGGTGGTGAAAGGCGTCGTGTAGAAATTGCTAGAGCGTTGGCAATGAATCCGAAATTTATCTTATTAGACGAACCTTTTGCAGGTGTTGACCCAATTTCTGTGAGTGATATACAGCAAATTATTTATCATTTAAAGAGAAAAAATATTGGGGTTTTGATCACCGACCATAATTATCGAGAAACATTGGATACTTGTGATCGTTCCTATGTGTTGCACGGTGGCGTGATTATTGCCGAAGGGGATAAAGAGAAAATTTTGGACAACAACAAAGTGCGTGAAGTTTATTTGGGTGAGCGTGATTAA
- a CDS encoding bifunctional aconitate hydratase 2/2-methylisocitrate dehydratase, producing the protein MKTAYLAHIDERAKDNLPPLVLNAEQTNSVVKNLINGNDEAFYLDLLTHRVPPGVDEAAYVKASFLTSVAKGEQTCHAINQQQATFLLGTMMGGYNITPLIELLDVAATAQTACDALSKTLLIYEAYQTIVEKSATNTFAKQVVDAWANADWFTSKKALPETIKLTVFRVEGEINTDDLSPATEAWSRPDIPLHAQSMLIKKMDAPLETIAQLKEKGLPLAFVGDVVGTGSSRKSAINSVLWHMGNNINFVPNKRGGGVVLGGNIAPIFFNTAQDSGALPIECDVSKMQMGDEITIHPYAGKITDANGKTLSSFKLSPTTIPDEIRAGGRIPLIIGRGLSDKTRQDLNLDISDIFLRPQDTNNNGAGYTLAQKIVGKACGVAGIAPGTYCEPRMTTVGSQDTTGAMTRDELKELACLGFSADLVMQSFCHTAAYPKPVDLELQHSLPDFMQSRGGVSLKPGDGIIHSWLNRMLLPDTVGTGGDSHTRFPVGISFPAGSGLVAFGASIGVLPLDMPESVLVRFSGEMQPGITLRDLVNAIPYVAIQQDLLTVEKSNKKNIFSGRILEIEGLGDLKIEQAFELTDASAERSANGCTIKLNKEPVAEYLQSNIALLASMIEMGYEDKKTIARRIQAMQKWLDTPELLTADSNCEYAATIEINLNEIKEPILACPNDPDDVKLLSEVANTKIDEVFIGSCMTNIGHFRAAAQLLKNQSNLSTELWIAPPTRMDEAQLKAEGIYQMFESITQHTETPGCSLCMGNQARVKENATVVSTSTRNFPNRLGDGADVYLSSAEVAAIAAKLGRIPTPEEYQTEMQTIKPMSDNIYQYLNFDQISEYQDAVGCIALDTILEK; encoded by the coding sequence ATGAAAACAGCCTATCTAGCGCATATTGACGAGCGAGCCAAAGACAATTTACCACCTTTAGTATTAAATGCAGAGCAAACAAACTCTGTTGTTAAAAACTTAATTAATGGCAACGATGAGGCTTTTTATCTAGATTTACTTACCCATCGTGTGCCACCCGGCGTGGACGAAGCCGCTTATGTTAAAGCCAGTTTTTTAACAAGCGTTGCCAAAGGCGAGCAAACTTGCCATGCCATTAACCAACAACAAGCGACTTTCTTGTTAGGCACAATGATGGGTGGCTACAATATTACCCCACTCATTGAGTTACTGGATGTTGCTGCAACTGCACAAACAGCCTGTGATGCTTTATCAAAAACACTCCTTATTTACGAAGCCTATCAAACCATTGTAGAAAAATCAGCCACCAATACCTTTGCCAAACAAGTGGTTGATGCTTGGGCAAATGCCGATTGGTTTACCAGCAAAAAAGCACTACCCGAAACCATTAAACTCACAGTTTTTCGTGTTGAAGGTGAAATCAATACCGATGACTTATCGCCCGCCACTGAGGCTTGGTCACGCCCCGATATTCCACTGCATGCACAATCAATGCTGATTAAGAAGATGGATGCCCCCCTAGAAACCATTGCACAACTTAAAGAAAAAGGATTGCCACTCGCCTTTGTTGGCGATGTGGTTGGCACTGGTTCTTCACGCAAATCTGCCATTAACTCTGTTTTATGGCACATGGGCAACAACATTAACTTTGTGCCAAATAAACGCGGTGGCGGTGTAGTGCTAGGGGGCAATATTGCACCAATTTTCTTTAATACCGCACAAGATTCAGGGGCATTGCCCATTGAATGTGATGTGTCTAAAATGCAAATGGGGGATGAAATCACCATCCATCCTTATGCAGGAAAAATCACCGATGCTAACGGTAAAACGCTTTCTTCATTTAAACTCTCACCCACCACCATACCAGATGAAATCCGTGCAGGAGGACGCATTCCGCTGATTATTGGACGAGGATTGAGCGACAAAACACGCCAAGATTTAAACTTGGACATCAGTGATATATTTTTACGCCCACAAGATACAAACAATAATGGTGCAGGTTACACTTTGGCGCAAAAAATTGTTGGTAAAGCCTGTGGCGTTGCAGGCATTGCACCCGGTACTTATTGCGAGCCTCGTATGACGACTGTTGGTTCACAAGACACCACAGGTGCAATGACCCGTGATGAACTCAAGGAATTGGCATGCTTAGGTTTTTCAGCTGATTTGGTCATGCAAAGTTTTTGCCACACAGCTGCTTACCCCAAACCTGTTGATTTAGAACTGCAACATTCGCTGCCTGATTTTATGCAATCTCGTGGTGGCGTATCACTCAAACCGGGGGATGGTATTATTCACTCATGGTTGAATCGTATGTTGCTGCCTGACACGGTAGGCACAGGTGGCGATTCGCATACGCGTTTCCCAGTTGGTATCAGTTTTCCAGCAGGATCTGGCTTGGTGGCATTTGGCGCATCTATTGGCGTATTACCATTAGACATGCCAGAATCCGTTTTGGTGCGTTTTAGCGGGGAAATGCAACCCGGAATTACGCTACGAGATTTGGTTAATGCCATTCCCTATGTTGCCATTCAGCAAGACCTGTTAACCGTTGAAAAATCCAATAAGAAAAATATTTTTTCAGGGCGAATTTTAGAAATTGAAGGCCTAGGGGATTTAAAAATTGAACAAGCCTTTGAATTAACCGATGCCTCAGCAGAGCGTAGTGCCAACGGTTGCACCATCAAACTCAACAAAGAACCTGTAGCAGAATACTTACAATCAAATATTGCCTTGCTAGCATCCATGATAGAAATGGGCTATGAGGACAAAAAAACCATCGCACGCCGCATTCAAGCGATGCAAAAATGGCTAGATACACCTGAATTATTAACAGCAGACTCCAATTGCGAATACGCTGCCACCATTGAAATCAACCTCAATGAAATCAAAGAGCCAATTCTCGCCTGTCCAAACGATCCAGATGATGTAAAACTATTATCAGAAGTGGCTAACACAAAAATTGACGAAGTCTTCATTGGCTCATGTATGACCAATATTGGACACTTTAGAGCCGCTGCACAACTGTTAAAAAACCAATCAAACCTATCCACCGAACTTTGGATTGCGCCACCAACTCGCATGGACGAAGCGCAACTGAAAGCAGAAGGCATCTATCAAATGTTTGAATCCATCACCCAACACACAGAAACACCAGGTTGCTCCCTATGCATGGGCAACCAAGCACGCGTTAAAGAGAATGCCACCGTAGTTTCCACCTCAACTCGCAACTTCCCCAACCGCCTAGGTGATGGTGCCGATGTGTATTTATCATCAGCCGAAGTCGCAGCCATTGCCGCAAAACTCGGACGAATCCCAACGCCAGAAGAATATCAAACAGAAATGCAAACCATCAAACCAATGTCAGACAATATTTATCAATATCTTAACTTTGACCAAATATCTGAGTATCAAGATGCTGTTGGGTGCATTGCACTTGATACAATTCTAGAAAAATAA
- the purB gene encoding adenylosuccinate lyase, giving the protein MQLNQLTAISPIDGRYFDKTEALSAIFSEFGLIKYRVLIEVKWLQAMADNVGILEVPAFSAEASQFLVNIVANFSLADAQAVKDIEKTTNHDVKAVEYFLKDKIKDNAELNAVSEFFHFACTSEDINNLSHALMLIDGRDVLIIQMQNILSLIISLAQDNAAIPMLSRTHGQTASPTTVGKEMANFAYRLKRQIKHLKSVKVMGKFNGAVGNFNAHICAYPDLDWQSISQDFIEGLGVNYASYTAQIETHDYMAEYFHSMNRFNTILIDFCRDVWGYISLGYFKQKTIAGEVGSSTMPHKVNPIDFENGEGNLGIANALNTHLADKLAVSRWQRDLSDSTVLRNLGVSCAHCLVAYASIAKGISKLETNEAKLLADLNSSWEVLAEPIQTVMRRYGIENPYEKLKALTRGQTINAEVLATFVKDLDMPEEAKAALSKLTPMTYIGDAQKLARDIEKLI; this is encoded by the coding sequence ATGCAATTAAACCAATTAACCGCAATTTCCCCTATTGACGGGCGTTATTTTGACAAAACTGAAGCATTAAGTGCTATCTTTAGTGAATTTGGCTTAATTAAGTATCGTGTTTTAATTGAGGTCAAATGGTTGCAGGCCATGGCAGATAATGTTGGTATTTTAGAGGTGCCAGCATTCAGCGCTGAGGCAAGTCAATTTTTAGTTAATATTGTGGCGAATTTTTCGCTTGCAGATGCACAAGCAGTCAAAGATATTGAAAAGACTACAAACCACGATGTTAAGGCAGTTGAATATTTCTTAAAAGATAAAATCAAGGACAATGCAGAATTAAATGCCGTCAGTGAATTTTTTCATTTTGCTTGCACTTCAGAAGACATCAATAATTTGTCCCATGCTTTAATGTTAATTGATGGGCGTGATGTGTTAATTATACAAATGCAAAATATTTTGTCTTTAATAATCAGTTTGGCACAAGATAATGCAGCCATTCCAATGCTTTCAAGGACGCACGGTCAAACCGCATCACCAACAACGGTTGGCAAAGAAATGGCAAACTTTGCTTATCGCTTAAAGCGACAAATCAAACATCTAAAAAGCGTCAAAGTAATGGGTAAATTTAACGGCGCAGTAGGCAACTTTAATGCCCACATCTGCGCTTATCCAGATTTAGATTGGCAAAGTATTTCACAAGATTTCATTGAGGGGCTGGGTGTAAATTATGCATCCTATACGGCACAGATTGAAACGCACGATTATATGGCAGAATATTTCCATTCAATGAATCGTTTTAACACCATTTTGATTGATTTTTGTCGTGATGTTTGGGGCTATATTTCCTTGGGCTATTTCAAGCAAAAAACCATTGCTGGCGAGGTAGGTTCATCCACCATGCCACATAAAGTTAACCCCATTGATTTTGAAAATGGCGAAGGTAATCTCGGTATTGCCAATGCACTTAATACACATTTGGCAGATAAATTAGCCGTTTCTCGCTGGCAAAGAGATTTGTCCGATTCGACCGTATTAAGAAATTTGGGCGTTAGTTGCGCACATTGTTTAGTGGCTTATGCGTCAATTGCTAAGGGTATTAGCAAGTTAGAGACCAATGAAGCTAAATTGTTGGCAGATTTAAACAGTTCGTGGGAAGTGTTGGCTGAGCCAATTCAAACAGTGATGCGTCGTTACGGCATTGAGAATCCTTATGAGAAACTTAAAGCGCTAACTCGTGGACAAACTATTAATGCAGAAGTATTGGCAACCTTTGTTAAAGATCTTGATATGCCAGAGGAAGCGAAAGCAGCCCTCTCTAAACTCACGCCAATGACTTATATCGGCGATGCACAAAAATTAGCACGAGACATTGAAAAACTGATATAA
- the truA gene encoding tRNA pseudouridine(38-40) synthase TruA, giving the protein MKIALGVEYMGSDFHGWQLQKSGIRTVQQVVEEALSKVADHPVRVFCSGRTDAGVHAVEQVIHFETTADREDKAWLFGGNVNLPADVNFVWAKCVDDDFHARFNAYARQYHYKIHNTKVRSAIIDKHSLWEPRALNLDAMQEAGECLLGEHDFSAFRGSLCQAKSPIKTIEFITLTKQGDDILLDIKANAFLHHMVRNIVGTLLKIGKGERPVEWIQEVLDSKDRREAGATAQPQGLYFIKAFYRNL; this is encoded by the coding sequence ATGAAAATAGCATTAGGCGTTGAATATATGGGCAGTGATTTCCATGGATGGCAATTACAAAAATCTGGTATTCGCACTGTTCAACAAGTGGTGGAGGAGGCGTTATCAAAGGTTGCTGATCATCCTGTGCGGGTGTTTTGCTCGGGTAGGACTGATGCGGGGGTGCATGCGGTTGAGCAGGTTATTCACTTTGAAACGACTGCGGATAGAGAGGATAAGGCGTGGTTATTTGGTGGTAATGTTAATTTGCCGGCTGATGTTAATTTTGTTTGGGCAAAATGTGTTGACGATGATTTTCATGCGCGTTTTAATGCTTATGCACGGCAATATCATTACAAAATACACAATACCAAGGTTCGCTCTGCCATTATTGACAAGCACTCATTATGGGAGCCAAGGGCATTAAATTTAGATGCGATGCAAGAGGCTGGCGAGTGTCTGCTGGGTGAGCATGATTTTTCTGCGTTTCGTGGCAGTCTTTGTCAGGCGAAATCCCCCATTAAGACGATTGAATTTATAACGCTCACTAAACAAGGTGATGATATTTTGTTAGACATAAAAGCCAACGCTTTTTTACATCACATGGTGCGTAATATTGTCGGCACTTTGCTAAAAATCGGCAAAGGTGAACGACCTGTGGAATGGATACAAGAAGTATTGGATTCCAAGGACAGGAGAGAGGCAGGCGCAACTGCGCAGCCTCAAGGTTTATATTTTATTAAAGCCTTTTACAGAAACCTTTAA